In Beutenbergia cavernae DSM 12333, the DNA window CCCGAGGCTTCGCCCTGCACGATGCGCAGTCGTGCGTCGCGCGCGAGCACGGCGCGGCCTCGTGGGTCGAGCTGCGCGACGTCGTCGAGGCGCGCGCCGCGAACGCCGGCGGCGACGCGACGGCACGCTGGCTGCGCCTCGTCTACGCCGGGGACACGCTCGGCGGCACCTACGCCGCGCAGCCGCGCTCCGCGGCCCGCTGGCTGACCGAGCGACCCGACCTGCTGGGCGACGACCCGTGGCTCGCGTGCGCCGTCGGCGACGAGACCACGATCCGGGCCGCGCTGCGTGACCCGGGGTGGGTGAACCGGGCGGGCGGCCCGCTGGGCCTCCCGCCGCTCGTCGCCCTCACGCACTCGTCGCTCGTGCGGCAGCCGGAGTACGCGGACGGGATCCGGCGGTGCGCCCGCCTCCTGCTCGACGCCGGAGCGGACCCGAACCAGTCCACTCTCACTCGGTGGTCGGAGCCGGGCGACGACGAGCCGGGCGAGTACCCGCTGTCCGCCCTGTACGGCGCGGCCGGCCTCACCCACGACCGCGAGCTGACCGCCCAGCTGCTCGCGGCAGGCGCCGACCCCGACGACGGCGAGTCGCTGTACCACTCGCTCGACGACCCCGACTGCGCCCGCCTCCTGCTCGACGCGGGCGCCACGATCACCGGCACGAACGCGATGTATCGCGTCTTCGACGTCGGCGATCGGGACGACGTCGGCCTGCTTCGGCTCCTGCTCGACGCCGGAGGCGACCCGAACGAGCCGTCCGAGGGATGGGGCGCGCCGCTGCTGTTCGCGATCCGCCGACGCCGGTCGGTCGCGCACGTGCGCACGCTGCTCGACGCCGGCGCCGATCCGCGCGCGACGACCCACGGCGTGAGTGCCTACCGACTGGCGCGGCTGTTCGGGCTCGTCGAGGTCGCGGAGCTGCTCCGTGCGGCGGGCGCGGCCGACGACCTGAGCCCGGCGGAGGAGTTCGCCGCGGCGTGCGCCGCCGGCGACCGCCCGACGGTGCGCCGCCTCCTCGGCGAGCGACCCGACGTCGTCGGGACGCTGTCCGCGGAGCAGCTCCGACTCCTGCCGGACCTCGCGGAGGAGGGCGCGGGCGAGGCGGTCCGGGTCATGGTCGAGGCGGGCTGGCCGGTGGACGTCCGCGGCTCCTGGGACGGGACGGCGCTCAACCACGCGGTGTTCCGGGGCGACGCGGCGCTCACCGCGTTCCTGCTGGACCACGGCGCGGACTGGCGCGCTCGCCACGGGTTCGGCGACACGGTGCTCGGCACGCTCTCCTGGGCCTCGCTCAACCGCGAGGACGCCGCCGCCGACTGGCCGGGCTGCGCGCGGGCGCTGCTGCACCACGGCGTCGAGGTGCCGGACGGCTACGTGTTCGCCGACGACGTCGCGGAGGTCGTCGCTGAAGCGCCGGGTCAGGTGCGAGTCGAGTCCGGTCACGCCTGAGCCGCCCGGGACCCGAGGTGTCGTCGGCGCGGTACGGCACTGATCCGCCAGGTGGATCAGTGCCGTATTGCGGCGCACACCGACCTGTCTCCCCGCCGAGGCGAGCCAGCCCGCTCAGCCCCGGGACCGCAGCACGCGCCCCGGCGTGGCCGAGGTGCGGACGCCGTCGTCGAGCACGAACTCCCCGTTCACCATGACGTGGGAGATGCCGACGGCGGGGGTGCGCGGGGCGTCGAACGTGGCGCCGTCGAGCACCGCGTCGGCGTCGAGCAGCACGAGGTCCGCGCGCATCCCCGGGGCGACGACGCCGCGGTCGGTCAGTCCGAGCCGTGCGGCCGGGTTCGACGTCAGGTGCCGCACCATCTCCGGCATCGACAGCACGCCGAGGTCCCGCGCGTAGTGGCCGAGGAACCGCGGGAACGTGCCCCACGCCCGCGGGTGCGGCCGGGCGCCGACGAGGATCGCGTCGCTGCCGCCGCAGTGCCGCGGGTGGCGCATGACGGCGCGCACGTTGTCCTCGTCGCCGACGTGCATGAGGATCCCGGTCCCGAGGCCGTCGGCCACCATGAGCTCCAGCGCTGCGGTCGACGGCGGCAACCCGCGCCGGGAGGCGAGCTCCGCGATCGTCAGCCCGACCGCTCCGGCGAGCGACGCCGTCGTCACCCCCGAGACCTGGATCCCGGCCCAGTCGACCACCTCGCCGTGGTTGCCGTCGGAGCCCGTCACGTCGAGCGCGTCCAGGATCGCGGCGCGCGGTCCCGACGGCGTCGTGTCGCGCAGGCGTGCGAGCGTCGCGTCCGGGCCGCCGGCGGCGGCCCAGCTCGGCAGCAGCGCGGCGAGCGTCGTCGCGCCGGGCGTGTAGGGATAGGTGTCGAGCGTGACGTCGACGCCGTCCGCGAGCGCGGCGTCGACGAGCGCCAGCAGCTCGGCCGCCCGGCCCCGGTTCGGCGGGTAGTTCATCGTCGCGTGCGTGAGGTGGATCGGGCAGCCCGTGCGCCGCCCGACGTCGAGCACCTCCCGGTAGGCGTCGAGCGCGTGGCCGCCGTAGCCGCGGGTGTGCGGCGCCCAGTACCCGCCTCGCTCCGCCACCACGGCGGCGAGCGCCGCGAGCTCGTCCGCGGTCGCGTACATCCCCGGGGTGTACGTGAGCCCGCTCGACATGCCGCGCGCCCCGGCGTCCAGGCCCGCGGCGAGCAGCTCGCGCATCTGGGCGACCTCCGCCGGGCTCGCCGGACGGTCGGTCTGCCCGACGACGAGCATGCGCAGGTTCCCCTGTGGCACGAGGAAAGCAGCGTTGACCGCGGCGCCGTCGACCGCGCGGAGATACTCGGGCACCGTGCGCCACGCGACGTCGCCGGTGCCGTTCCACGCGGCGATCTGGCGGACGACGTCGGACGTCACGTCCGACCCGCCCAGGACGAGCGGTGCGTAGGCGATGCCGTCCTGCCCCACGACCTCCGTCGTCACCCCCTGCGAGACCTTCGCGAGGTGCTCGCGGTCGTGGACGAGCGCCAGGTCGGAGTGCGCGTGCATGTCGATGAACCCGGGGGTGAGGGTCGCCCGGCGACCGTCGGGGAGCGCGCCGTCGACGACGCGGGCGCCGTCGAGCGGGCCGGATCCGGGCGGCACGACGGCGGTGATCGAGTCGCCGTCGACGACGACGTCGGCCGCTCGTGCGGGTGCGCCCGTCCCGTCGATCAGGTCGATGCCGGCGAACACGACGCGGGAGGGCACCCGCCGACCCTCCCACAGCCGGGAGGGTTTCAGACCAGGGCGTCCGGGTCGTCGGCGGGCACCGGCGCACGCCGCCGGTGCTCGTAGCGCAGGTACCACGCCAGCATCAGCACCGCCACGGCCACGTAGAACGAGTGCAGCACCCAGATCGGACCGGCCGGAAGGCTGAACACGTAGAGCGAGTGGACGGCGTTGCCCACGTTGCTGAGCCCGAGGTTGCCCAGGCTGTAGGAGCTCAGGTCCTTGGTCCGCGCGGCCTTCGCGAGCATCGGGAGGGTGCTGACCGCGAAGATGATCGTGGACAGCGCCCCCGCGACGAGGGGGAGGGTGGAGGCCATCGCGACTCATCCCCTCGGTGGCACGCCGGTCAGGCCGGCTCGATGTTCTGGTTGATCCGGAACAGGTTGTGCGGGTCGTAGCGCCGCTTGAGCTCGACGAGACGCTCGTAGTTGTCCCGGTACGCGGCCCGGACGCGCTCCTGGCCCTCGTCTCCCATCATGTTCACGTAGGCACCGCCGGCGGACGTCGGGTGCAGCTCTTCCCAGTACCTCCGGGCCCAGTCGGTGACCTTGGCGAGGTTGGCGGGGTCGGGGTCGATGCCGGCGATGACGCCGTTCCACCCGCCGTGCCGGTAGGCGAAAGCCGTCGCGTCCGCCGGCACGCGGGAGGCGGCGCCGCTGATCGGGTACAGGTGCATCGTGGACAGCGGCGTCGGGATGCTCTCGCCGTACGTCCGGTGCAGGGCGATCGCGGCGTCGGTGATCTCCTCGAAGAAGTCCGCCTTCCAGTACCACTGCAGGCCGGCGGGCAGGAGGCCGTCGAACGCGGACTGGAGCGTGGCGTACGGCATCGGCGCCAGGCCGGTCAGCAGCGGCGACCCGAACTCGCGGACGGGTGCCAGGACCTCGTCGGCCCGGTCGCGAGGACCGGAGTAGCACCACACGATCCCGCAGACCTTGCGAGCCCAGAGCTCCTCGGGGAACGGGGCGGCGGACGGGACCTCGAGGACGCCGATCCACCCGTTGAGCTCGTCCGGCAGCGCGGGCACGAGGTCGCGGTACCACCGGAAGACCTCCTCGGTGTCGGACAGGTCGTAGAGCACCGGTCCGCCGACGATCTCGCCGGCGTCCCCCACGGGGTGGCAGGCGAACGTGAACGACGTGACGACGCCGAAGTTGCCGCCGCCGCCGCGCAGCGCCCAGAACAGGTCGGGGTGCGCCGTGGCGCTCGCCGTGACGACGTCACCGTCGGCCAGGACCACGTTCGCGGACAGGAGGTTGTCGACGGTGAGCCCGTAGTGCCGCGTGAGGTAGCCGGTGCCACCGCCGAGCGTCAGCCCTGCGACACCGGTCGTCGAGACGAAGCCCGACGGTGTGGCCAGCCCGAACTCCCCGGTGGCGCGGTCCACCTCGGCCCAGGTGCACCCGGCGGCCACGCGCACCGTGCCGCCCTGCGGGTCGACGGCGACCGACCGCAGGTCGCCGAGGTCGATGACGAGGGCGTCGTCCCACACGCCGAAACCGGCGCCGTGGTGCCCGCCGCCGCGGACGGCGAGCGGGAGCCCGCGGTCGCGTGCGAGCTCGACGCACCGGATCACGTCGGCGACGTCCGAGACGCGAACCACGGCCGCGGGACGGCGGTCGACGGCCCCGTTGTAGACCCTCCTCGCCGTGTCGTAGTCCGGATCCGTGGGACCGACGGTCCGTCCGTGGATCATCTGACGGAGCTCGGCGACGACGGCGTCCGGTCCCGTGTCGAGTGCGGACATGGCGTCCTCCTTCTTCTCCTCCGCCGGTGGCAGAATGACTCCTCGACGTTAGGGAGCAGTGCGAGGGCGCCGGAATGCCCAGGACCCCGAGGGTCTTGCCCGTTCATCCGGGTCGTCGCGCGGTCGTCGCTGGTCGTCCAGGACGGGTGCCCGAGCGTCCGGGAGGTGTGCCGTGGACGTTCTCTCCGACGTGCTCCTCGCCGTGCGCCTGACCGGTGCCGTGTACTTCGACATCGAGGCTCGGTCGCCGTTCGTCGCCGAGAGCCCGCCGACCGACAAGATCGCCGCCAAGGTCGCCGTCGACGCCGATCACCTGATCGCGTTCCACGTGCTCACGTCCGGTTCCTGCTGGGTCGAGGCAGTGGACGAGCCCGAGCCGGCGGTGCTGCTGCGGGCCGGGGAGATGGTGATCTTCTCGTCGGGGGAGGCGAACATCCTGGCCTCGGCGCCGGGGATGCGGGGACAGCCGGACGCGTCGCGGTACTACCGCCCCGTGAACGAAGCCCTGCCGTTCGTCATCGACATCACCGGCGACGCCGCAGCCGACCGGTGCCGGATCGTCTGCGGCTACCTGGCGTGCGACAAGGGCCCGTTCAACCCGTTGCTCGACTCCCTGCCGAGGATGGTCCACGCTCCCGTGTCGGAGCGGAGCTGGGGGTGGATGACGAGCCTGCTCGACGCGGCCATCGTGGCGAGCGACGAACGGGACGCCGGGCAGGAGGCGATGCTGGCCAAGCTCTCCGAGCTGATGTTCGTGGAGGCGCTCAAGACCCACATCGAGGGGCTGCCGGCGGACACGCGGAACTGGGTGGCCGGTCTCCGCGACCGCGAGATCGGCTCGGCGCTGCGTCTCATGCACGGCCGGTTCGCGGAGCCGTGGACCCTCGAGCACCTGGCGCGCGACGTCGGCATGTCGCGCTCGTCGCTGGCTGAACGATTCACCGCGTACGTCGGCGTCCCTCCGATGACCTACCTCGCGCGCTGGCGCCTGCAGCTGGCCGCGCGCCTGCTCCAGAGCGGTTCGGGGGTCGCGCAGGCCGCGAGCGCCGTCGGGTACCAGTCGGAGTCGGCGTTCAACCGGGCGTTCAAGCGGCAGGTCGGGGAGGCCCCCGGCGTCTGGCGGCGTCGGCTCAGGGCCTGACGACGCGGCGGACAAGCCCCCGAGAAGTCCAGGTGGCGGTGTCGGATCCGGGCGGCCGTGCTCGTAGCAGGGGTGAGGCCGCCCGCGAGGGGCGGCGCCGACGTGAGGAAACCGCGAACATGAAGCTGACGACCATGACCCAGGTCACGCTCGATGGAGTGATGCAAGGGAACGGCGCCGTGTCGGACGACCGCAGAGGCGGGTTCGAGCGCGGCGGATGGGCCCGTGGGGCGGGCGACGACGAGACCAGGGCCTTCATCGCGCAGACCTACCAACGCGCCGCGGCCTTCCTCTTCGGCCGGCGTACCTACGAGATGTTCGCCGGTTCCTGGGGATCGCTCGGATCGATGCGTGCGCATCCCATCGGGGTCGCCCTGAACGAGGCACCCAAGTACGTTGCCTCGACAACTCTCGCTGCAGCGCGTTGGAAGGGCACGGCAGTTCTTCGCGGTGAGCTCGCGACGGCGATCCGTGAGCTGAAGGCCGAGGTCGGGGGCGACCTGCAGGTGCACGGCAGCGGCGCCCTGACGCGGTGGCTGCTGGCGAACGACCTGGTCGACGAGATGACGCTGATCACGATCCCGGTGATCCTCGGCCAGGGCGCCAGACTGTTCCCCGACACCGGTCCCGATCGTGCCCTCGACATGATCGAGTCACGGGTCGACTCGAAGGGTGTGACGATCCAGGTCTACCGGCCCGCCGGGCGCCCGCGGTATGCGACGGACTGACCACCGGACCGCGGGGTCGCGACTCCACAGGAGGTATGTCGGATGCAGTACCTGGTCTCCGTGATCGATGACAAGAGCGCTCCCGGCAGCACGGACCGGCGGCCCGCCATTAGCGCGTTCAACGAACGACTGATCGCGGGGGGCTACTGGGTGTTCGCGGGCGGACTCGCGGACCCCGACGACGCCACGGTCATCGACAACCGGGGCGAGAAGGCGGTGCTCAGCGACGGGCCCTTCGTAGAGACGAAGGAGTACCTCGCCGGCGTCTGGGTGTGGGACGTCCCCGATCGGGACGTGGCCCTCAGGCTCGCCGCCGAGGCGTCCAAGGTCTGCGACCGGAAGATCGAGGTCCGCCCGTTCCAGTGACGCTGGCCTACGGCCTGACGACGCCGCGGAAGCCGGTCCAGCGCAGCTCGGCGGGCAGGTGGCTCATGTCGTTGACCATGACGACGCCGGGAGGCAGACCGGGGCGGTGCTCGATGACGGTGAGCGCGGCGTTCGCGCTGTCGAGCCCCAGCCACCGCGCGGGCGGGGCGTCGAGCGCGTGCCGGACGAGCCACGCGATCTGGTAGGCGTGCGTGACGAGGACCTCGTGGAGGTCGGCGTCCCTCGGGGCGGGCCGGGCGAACCGGGCGACGAGCGCGTCGGCGGTCCTGGCGCCCGCGGCGGCCTCGGCAGCGTCCATGCCGTCGAAGAACGGCGCCCAGGCGTCGGGCAGCTCGTCCGGCTCGGGCACGTACGGGATGTGGTCGACGAGCTCGGCGGCCTCGGCGACGGGGACGCCCGAGAGGTGCCGGGCGATCTCGTGCGCACTGGCGACCGCGCGCGGGAGCGGCGAGTGCCAGAGCGCGTCGACGGGCACCCCGGCGAGGCGCTCGCCGAGGAGTGCGGCCTGGTGTCGCCCCGACGGCGTGAGCTCGCCGAACGCGTCGGCGTCGCCGTGTCGTGCGAGGTAGAGGTGTCGGGTGGCCATGGGGCCCTCTCGGTCGGCGTGGTGGGGACCAGCGTCATGCAAGGGTCGTGACGGTGCCCGCCGTACCGTCGACGGTGACGGTGCCGCCGTCGCGGATCCTCGTCGTGGCGTCCGCGACGGCGAGGACGGCGGGGATGCGGCGCTCGCGGGCCACGATCGCGGCGTGGGACAGCACCCCTCCGGTCTCGGTGACGACGCCGGCGGCGATGCGGAGCAGCGGCGTCCACGCCGGATCCGTCCAGGGGCAGACCAGGACGTCGCCGGGGGCGACACGGGAGAAGTCGTCGGGACCGGTGACGACGCGCGCGGTGCCTGTCGCGCTCCCGTGGCTCCCCGGGGTCCCGGTCAGGACGGCGGGTCCGCGCTCCGTGGCGACGGCCGGTCCTCGCGGAGGTGCGGCCGTGACCGGCCGGGCCTGCAGGATCCACGCCTCGCCGTCCGCGAGCGCCCACTCGACGTCCTGCGGACCGCCGAGCGCGTCGGCGACGGCGTGCCCGAGCCCGGCGAGCCGGGTGACCGTCGCGTGGTCGAGCGCCGGTCGGTGCCGAAGGTCGTGCCGGACATCGCTGACGACGAGCCGCGTCCCGCGGCGGTCCTGACGCGTCCGCTTGTCGGCGATCGTGCTCGTGACCTCCCCGCCCGCGGCGACGAGGTAGGCGTCCGGCGTGACGGTGCCCCCGACGACGCTCGGCCCGAGTCCCCAGGAGGCCTCGATCCGGGTGGCGTCGCCGTCGTCGTCGGGCGTGAACAGCACCCCCGAGACCTCCGCGTCCACGAGCCGCTGGACGAGGACGGCCATCTCGGGGTCCCCCGCGGGCAGCCCGGGACCGGCCGCGTCCCAGTAGGCCAGCGCGCGTGCGGAGAGGAGCGACGCCCAGCAGGCACGGACTGCGTCGGCGACCGCCGCGACCCCCCGCACGGCGAGCACGCTCTCGTGCGCTCCCGCCGCCGAGGCGTGCGCCGTGTCCTCCCCGGCCGCCGACGAGCGCACGGCCACCGGGGGGTCGCCGAGCCGCTCGAGCCCGCGTGCGATCGCCTCGACCAACGCCGGGTCCAGCGGAGCATCAGCGATCGCTCGCCGAGCCGCGGCGGCGCCAGGCCCGTGTGGCGACGTCGGCA includes these proteins:
- a CDS encoding YciI family protein translates to MQYLVSVIDDKSAPGSTDRRPAISAFNERLIAGGYWVFAGGLADPDDATVIDNRGEKAVLSDGPFVETKEYLAGVWVWDVPDRDVALRLAAEASKVCDRKIEVRPFQ
- a CDS encoding dihydrofolate reductase family protein → MKLTTMTQVTLDGVMQGNGAVSDDRRGGFERGGWARGAGDDETRAFIAQTYQRAAAFLFGRRTYEMFAGSWGSLGSMRAHPIGVALNEAPKYVASTTLAAARWKGTAVLRGELATAIRELKAEVGGDLQVHGSGALTRWLLANDLVDEMTLITIPVILGQGARLFPDTGPDRALDMIESRVDSKGVTIQVYRPAGRPRYATD
- a CDS encoding AraC family transcriptional regulator, giving the protein MDVLSDVLLAVRLTGAVYFDIEARSPFVAESPPTDKIAAKVAVDADHLIAFHVLTSGSCWVEAVDEPEPAVLLRAGEMVIFSSGEANILASAPGMRGQPDASRYYRPVNEALPFVIDITGDAAADRCRIVCGYLACDKGPFNPLLDSLPRMVHAPVSERSWGWMTSLLDAAIVASDERDAGQEAMLAKLSELMFVEALKTHIEGLPADTRNWVAGLRDREIGSALRLMHGRFAEPWTLEHLARDVGMSRSSLAERFTAYVGVPPMTYLARWRLQLAARLLQSGSGVAQAASAVGYQSESAFNRAFKRQVGEAPGVWRRRLRA
- a CDS encoding FAD-binding oxidoreductase, which encodes MSALDTGPDAVVAELRQMIHGRTVGPTDPDYDTARRVYNGAVDRRPAAVVRVSDVADVIRCVELARDRGLPLAVRGGGHHGAGFGVWDDALVIDLGDLRSVAVDPQGGTVRVAAGCTWAEVDRATGEFGLATPSGFVSTTGVAGLTLGGGTGYLTRHYGLTVDNLLSANVVLADGDVVTASATAHPDLFWALRGGGGNFGVVTSFTFACHPVGDAGEIVGGPVLYDLSDTEEVFRWYRDLVPALPDELNGWIGVLEVPSAAPFPEELWARKVCGIVWCYSGPRDRADEVLAPVREFGSPLLTGLAPMPYATLQSAFDGLLPAGLQWYWKADFFEEITDAAIALHRTYGESIPTPLSTMHLYPISGAASRVPADATAFAYRHGGWNGVIAGIDPDPANLAKVTDWARRYWEELHPTSAGGAYVNMMGDEGQERVRAAYRDNYERLVELKRRYDPHNLFRINQNIEPA
- a CDS encoding ankyrin repeat domain-containing protein, translating into MSELPAHPDLDHLRKQAKRLLRGYRAGDPEAYARLRHALPAAAGLDDAALAARGFALHDAQSCVAREHGAASWVELRDVVEARAANAGGDATARWLRLVYAGDTLGGTYAAQPRSAARWLTERPDLLGDDPWLACAVGDETTIRAALRDPGWVNRAGGPLGLPPLVALTHSSLVRQPEYADGIRRCARLLLDAGADPNQSTLTRWSEPGDDEPGEYPLSALYGAAGLTHDRELTAQLLAAGADPDDGESLYHSLDDPDCARLLLDAGATITGTNAMYRVFDVGDRDDVGLLRLLLDAGGDPNEPSEGWGAPLLFAIRRRRSVAHVRTLLDAGADPRATTHGVSAYRLARLFGLVEVAELLRAAGAADDLSPAEEFAAACAAGDRPTVRRLLGERPDVVGTLSAEQLRLLPDLAEEGAGEAVRVMVEAGWPVDVRGSWDGTALNHAVFRGDAALTAFLLDHGADWRARHGFGDTVLGTLSWASLNREDAAADWPGCARALLHHGVEVPDGYVFADDVAEVVAEAPGQVRVESGHA
- a CDS encoding N-acyl-D-amino-acid deacylase family protein; the encoded protein is MPSRVVFAGIDLIDGTGAPARAADVVVDGDSITAVVPPGSGPLDGARVVDGALPDGRRATLTPGFIDMHAHSDLALVHDREHLAKVSQGVTTEVVGQDGIAYAPLVLGGSDVTSDVVRQIAAWNGTGDVAWRTVPEYLRAVDGAAVNAAFLVPQGNLRMLVVGQTDRPASPAEVAQMRELLAAGLDAGARGMSSGLTYTPGMYATADELAALAAVVAERGGYWAPHTRGYGGHALDAYREVLDVGRRTGCPIHLTHATMNYPPNRGRAAELLALVDAALADGVDVTLDTYPYTPGATTLAALLPSWAAAGGPDATLARLRDTTPSGPRAAILDALDVTGSDGNHGEVVDWAGIQVSGVTTASLAGAVGLTIAELASRRGLPPSTAALELMVADGLGTGILMHVGDEDNVRAVMRHPRHCGGSDAILVGARPHPRAWGTFPRFLGHYARDLGVLSMPEMVRHLTSNPAARLGLTDRGVVAPGMRADLVLLDADAVLDGATFDAPRTPAVGISHVMVNGEFVLDDGVRTSATPGRVLRSRG
- a CDS encoding PEP/pyruvate-binding domain-containing protein, with amino-acid sequence MLLRDATATAGGGKAGALGTLVRAGLPVPDAFVIPFDAWRDAVRRLDLPTSPHGPGAAAARRAIADAPLDPALVEAIARGLERLGDPPVAVRSSAAGEDTAHASAAGAHESVLAVRGVAAVADAVRACWASLLSARALAYWDAAGPGLPAGDPEMAVLVQRLVDAEVSGVLFTPDDDGDATRIEASWGLGPSVVGGTVTPDAYLVAAGGEVTSTIADKRTRQDRRGTRLVVSDVRHDLRHRPALDHATVTRLAGLGHAVADALGGPQDVEWALADGEAWILQARPVTAAPPRGPAVATERGPAVLTGTPGSHGSATGTARVVTGPDDFSRVAPGDVLVCPWTDPAWTPLLRIAAGVVTETGGVLSHAAIVARERRIPAVLAVADATTRIRDGGTVTVDGTAGTVTTLA
- a CDS encoding histidine phosphatase family protein, which translates into the protein MATRHLYLARHGDADAFGELTPSGRHQAALLGERLAGVPVDALWHSPLPRAVASAHEIARHLSGVPVAEAAELVDHIPYVPEPDELPDAWAPFFDGMDAAEAAAGARTADALVARFARPAPRDADLHEVLVTHAYQIAWLVRHALDAPPARWLGLDSANAALTVIEHRPGLPPGVVMVNDMSHLPAELRWTGFRGVVRP